A genome region from Tolypothrix sp. PCC 7712 includes the following:
- a CDS encoding PrsW family glutamic-type intramembrane protease, whose protein sequence is MTGKYARHNAFLRLVSGNGAPLRSESRYSLLPSKEMIIGRDPSCQIVLDAMMYRMVSRRHAVVRPLSSSPDNKFSWLICDLNSANGTYLNGQRLQGCQELHSGDRISLGTDGPQFVFEHEHISQATIMTRPATPLPSAGAFSGQSKSDSVSFTQLFPIISTGKDLTRKAYLVPGILTVVFVVLMFATVGQPQANQVIVASYIAFAAYYFVYQLCGKQKPWWVLLSVALGTALILKSPFLDLFIFVFRGILPGSLPSAQDSITFTELLVRMFFGAGLMEELLKAIPVLAALIIGILLPSPWRERIGIWEPLDGILLGTASAVGFTLLETLGQYVPVITQNVAQQAGVGTGQLVGLQLLIPRILGSVAGHMAYSGYLGYFIGLAVLKPRLIWQILPIGYVSAAALHALWNATGSINALLLVIVGVLSYAFLMAAILKARALSPTRSQNFATRFLGPK, encoded by the coding sequence ATGACAGGCAAATACGCAAGACATAATGCATTTCTGCGGCTAGTGTCTGGTAATGGAGCACCATTAAGGTCAGAATCCCGCTACTCGCTGCTCCCTAGTAAAGAGATGATAATTGGACGCGACCCTAGCTGCCAAATTGTCTTGGATGCCATGATGTACCGGATGGTATCTCGTCGTCATGCTGTGGTTCGTCCCCTCTCTTCATCTCCAGATAACAAGTTCAGCTGGCTAATTTGTGATTTGAATAGTGCCAATGGCACGTATTTAAACGGACAACGTTTACAAGGTTGTCAGGAATTACACTCAGGCGATCGCATTTCTCTGGGTACAGATGGCCCGCAGTTTGTGTTTGAGCATGAGCATATCTCCCAAGCGACAATTATGACCAGGCCGGCGACACCCCTACCCTCAGCTGGTGCTTTCTCTGGTCAATCAAAATCAGATTCGGTCAGTTTTACGCAACTGTTCCCCATTATTTCTACTGGTAAAGATTTAACTCGTAAAGCTTACCTAGTACCGGGAATTTTAACAGTTGTGTTTGTCGTACTCATGTTTGCTACGGTAGGTCAGCCACAAGCAAACCAAGTGATTGTAGCGAGTTATATAGCATTTGCTGCCTATTACTTTGTTTACCAGCTTTGCGGCAAACAGAAACCTTGGTGGGTACTTTTATCGGTGGCGTTGGGTACGGCGCTGATTTTGAAGAGTCCCTTTTTGGACTTATTTATTTTTGTCTTTCGGGGAATTTTGCCTGGTAGTTTACCCTCCGCCCAAGATTCGATTACCTTCACTGAATTACTGGTGCGAATGTTCTTTGGCGCTGGGTTAATGGAGGAATTACTGAAAGCAATACCTGTATTAGCAGCATTAATTATCGGTATTTTATTGCCCTCACCTTGGCGAGAACGCATCGGCATTTGGGAACCTTTAGATGGGATTCTCTTGGGTACTGCTTCGGCTGTGGGCTTCACCCTGTTAGAAACCCTTGGTCAATATGTGCCTGTGATTACTCAAAATGTGGCTCAACAGGCGGGAGTAGGAACTGGTCAATTAGTAGGGTTGCAGCTACTAATTCCGCGCATTTTAGGGTCTGTCGCTGGACACATGGCTTATAGTGGCTATTTAGGATATTTTATTGGCTTGGCTGTTCTGAAGCCGCGTCTGATTTGGCAAATTTTGCCCATTGGTTATGTGAGCGCTGCGGCACTCCATGCGTTGTGGAACGCTACTGGGTCGATTAATGCTTTGCTGTTGGTAATTGTCGGGGTGTTATCTTACGCCTTTTTGATGGCAGCAATTTTGAAAGCACGAGCGCTTTCACCAACGCGATCGCAAAATTTTGCCACCCGATTTCTGGGGCCTAAGTAA